A part of Liolophura sinensis isolate JHLJ2023 chromosome 1, CUHK_Ljap_v2, whole genome shotgun sequence genomic DNA contains:
- the LOC135461934 gene encoding tenascin-X-like, producing MNGIIRILQLQLLFVVSCCGGLPVTSVTETTITLAWSAGNYVNFTINYSGEDGLNYTTVVPVSGDNVTATIDDNLEAGQLYTIDIRGHTSSGDTSSVVPVFSQATKPNPPTYVTVTSAETHSLKVVWLEENDAVSSYVVRYKDLTNDSALMLERSVNDTSLNLTQLQPGHTYSISIAAVYYGVESNQTMPITNNTVPLPPVKVTVRALNESALYVMWYPDSSSTQVSDRLIRTC from the exons ttgctGTTTGTAGTTTCCTGCTGTGGCGGGTTACCTGTGACCTCAGTAACAGAGACGACCATTACCCTCGCTTGGTCTGCTGGGAACTATGTGAACTTCACCATCAACTACAGCGGAGAGGATGGCCTTAACTACACCACAGTGGTGCCAGTGTCAGGGGATAACGTCACAGCCACAATTGATGACAACCTGGAGGCGGGGCAGTTGTACACAATTGACATCCGTGGACACACCTCATCTGGTGATACCAGTAGTGTCGTCCCAGTCTTCTCACAGGCCACGA AACCGAACCCTCCAACCTATGTGACTGTGACATCTGCAGAGACACACTCCTTAAAAGTTGTGTGGTTAGAAGAAAACGACGCCGTGTCATCTTATGTAGTACGCTATAAAGATCTGACCAATGACTCTGCCTTGATGTTGGAGCGCAGTGTCAATGACACTAGCTTGAATTTGACGCAGCTACAGCCAGGTCACACCTACTCCATAAGTATTGCAGCGGTGTATTATGGTGTAGAGAGTAACCAGACCATGCCTATAACTAACAATACAG TTCCCCTCCCCCCAGTGAAGGTAACTGTACGGGCCCTCAATGAGAGTGCCCTGTATGTTATGTGGTACCCAGACTCGTCTAGCACACAGGTCAGTGACAGGCTAATAAGAACGTGCTAG